In one window of Macrotis lagotis isolate mMagLag1 chromosome 5, bilby.v1.9.chrom.fasta, whole genome shotgun sequence DNA:
- the TULP4 gene encoding tubby-related protein 4 isoform X3, producing the protein MDCHGRMLAHVLLHESDGILSMSWNYPSFLVEDSSESDTDSDDYSPPQDGPAAYPILVQNIKPLLTVSFTSGDISLMNNYDDLSPTVIRSGLKEVVVQWCTQGDLLAVAGMEKQNQLVEIANGTFLKSALVKFYNVRGEHIFTLDTPVQRPIISICWGHRDSRLLMASGPALYVVRVEHRVSSLQLLCQQAIASSIRDDKDISKLTLPPRLCSYLTTAFIPTIKPPIPDPNNMRDFVSYPPAGNERLHCTMKRTEDDPEVGGPCYTLYLEYLGGLVPILKGRRISKLRPEFVIMDPKTDGKTDEMYGNSWISTMLDSCNCSDSSDIELSDDWAAKKSPKISRASKSPKLPRINIEARKSPKLSRAAQEISRSPRLPIRKPSIGSPSLTRREFPLEDITLHNYLAQVTSNIWGTKFKIVGLAPFLPTNLGAVIYKTSLLHLQPRQMTIYLPEVRKISMDYINLPVFNPNVFSEDEDDLPVTGASGVPENNPPCTVNIPIAPIHSSAQAMSPTQSIGLVQSLLANQNVQLDVLTNQTTSVATVDHATESAMQYPVPSRYSSPGQVIFGGVEMGRMLQAPPQLSLPPPGAIQLSMGDHGDREHEHLQKAAKALRPVQQMATEGDAVVFTTPQEIQMNKLNPPPPYPGTIPAAPTTAAPPPPLPAPQPPVDVCLKKGDFSLFSSSGHYQTPLGYERITTFDSSGNVEEVCRPRTRMLCAQNTYTLPGPGSSATLRITATQKKAPQPCSSATLNRLTVPRYSIPSGDPPPYPDIASQSAQGQGAAQRLDGGFIHGTLRRNNQKVGQKMAQLADSQRATLQHPPKPKSSVVTAQYQPRPPAALYTCSQCSGSTSGANSGGGTVGGASASSGTPGLGGSLRPDLNSAGSSQHSSVIAHSVSASPLASQSSYNLLSPPDSSRDRTDYVNSAFTEDEALAQHCQVEKSVRHATLADSTLGVKRPPPYQWDPVLGEAIWVPQERTVQSSVPNPLKPPPLMLGQAQHLDGSRVPFVSPKSPTSPTATFQTGYGMGVPFPGSYHNPPLQGTQAPCSPKEALSPTQFAQQEPTVVLQPGYSSSLSYCPLPPMYPGSSTCSSLQLPPIALHPWNSYSACPPGQNSQGTLPPKSHLVVEKPIVSPPPAEHQGHLGTEVMVETADNFQEVLSLTESPIPQRTDKFGKKNRKHLDSRAEEGNVQAITEGKGKKEARSLSDFNSLISSPRLGREKKKVKSQKDQLKSKKLNKTNEFQDSSESEPELFISGDELMNQSQGSKKGWKTKRSLRTASELEEFKCRKANEKEDGRLGSQGFVYVMANKQPLWNEATQVYQLDFGGRVTQESAKNFQIELEGRQVMQFGRIDGNAYILDFQSPFSAVQAFAVALANVTQRLK; encoded by the exons ATGGACTGCCATGGCAGGATGTTGGCACATGTTCTCCTTCATGAGTCAGATGGAATCCTGAGCATGTCCTGGAACTATCCCAGTTTTCTGGTAGAAGATAGCAGTGAGAGTGACACAGATTCTGATGACTATTCCCCACCTCAAG ATGGTCCAGCGGCATATCCCATACTGGTACAGAATATCAAACCACTGCTTACTGTCAGCTTCACTTCAGGAGACATTAGTTTAATGAACAACTATGATGATTTGTCTCCTACTGTTATCCGCTCAGGGTTGAAAG AGGTGGTTGTCCAGTGGTGCACCCAGGGAGATTTGCTTGCTGTAGCTGGTATGGAGAAACAGAACCAACTAGTTGAAATTGCCAATGGTACCTTTCTGAAGAGTGCCCTGGTCAAATTCTATAATGTTCGTGGAGAACACATCTTCACATTGGATACACCTGTGCAA CGTCCCATAATCTCAATTTGTTGGGGCCACCGGGACTCGCGCCTACTTATGGCATCTGGACCTGCCCTGTATGTAGTTCGTGTGGAACACCGGGTCTCTAGCCTTCAGCTCCTATGCCAGCAGGCTATTGCCAGCTCCATTAGGGATGACAAGGATATCAGCAAGTTAACCCTGCCACCAAGGCTGTGCTCATACCTCACTACTGCCTTCATTCCAACAATTAAG CCTCCTATCCCAGATCCCAACAACATGAGAGACTTTGTCAGTTATCCACCTGCTGGTAATGAAAGACTCCATTGTACCATGAAGCGAACAGAAGATGACCCAGAAGTAGGGGGCCCATGTTACACACTCTACTTGGAATATCTTGGTGGATTAGTACCCATTCTGAAAGGACGTCGTATTAGCAAGCTTCGACCAGAATTTGTCATCATGGATCCAAAAACAGATGGCAAAACAG ATGAAATGTATGGAAACAGTTGGATTTCTACCATGCTTGACAGCTGCAACTGTTCAGACTCCAGTGATATTGAGTTGAGTGATGATTGGGCTGCCAAGAAATCTCCCAAAATCTCTAGGGCTAGCAAATCACCTAAACTCCCCAG AATCAACATTGAAGCCCGGAAATCTCCAAAGTTATCCCGAGCTGCTCAAGAGATATCCAGGTCCCCAAGGTTACCAATTAGGAAACCTTCAATCGGCTCACCAAGTTTAACTCGGAGAGAGTTTCCATTAGAAGATATCACTCTG CACAACTACCTTGCTCAGGTTACATCTAATATCTGGGGAACCAAATTTAAGATTGTAGGTTTGGCTCCTTTCCTGCCAACTAACCTTGGTGCAG taATCTATAAAACCAGCCTGCTGCATCTTCAGCCCAGACAGATGACCATATATCTCCCAGAAGTACGCAAGATTTCCATGGATTATATAAATTTACCTGTCTTCAACCCTAATGTTTTCAGTGAAGATGAGGATGATTTGCCAG TTACTGGAGCATCTGGAGTACCTGAGAACAATCCTCCTTGCACCGTGAACATCCCTATTGCTCCTATTCACAGCTCAGCACAAGCTATGTCCCCCACCCAGAGTATAGGACTGGTGCAGTCCCTGCTTGCTAATCAGAATGTGCAGTTGGATGTTCTAACCAATCAGACCACATCCGTAGCCACAGTTGACCATGCCACTGAGAGTGCCATGCAGTATCCGGTCCCCAGCCGCTATTCCAGTCCAGGACAAGTGATTTTTGGAGGAGTAGAAATGGGACGAATGCTTCAGGCGCCTCCCCagctctccctcccacccccaggaGCCATCCAGTTGTCTATGGGGGATCATGGAGACCGAGAACATGAGCATCTGCAGAAGGCAGCCAAGGCCCTAAGGCCGGTGCAGCAGATGGCCACAGAAGGGGATGCTGTGGTCTTCACCACTCCCCAGGAGAtccagatgaataaactgaaccccccacccccatacccAGGGACCATCCCTGCTGCTCCTACCACTGcagcccctccccccccactaCCTGCACCTCAACCCCCTGTGGATGTGTGTCTGAAGAAAGgagatttctctctcttctcatcttcaGGACATTACCAGACACCTCTTGGCTATGAGAGGATCACCACCTTCGACAGCAGCGGTAATGTAGAGGAAGTATGTCGGCCTCGGACCCGGATGCTGTGTGCTCAGAACACATACACCCTTCCAGGTCCTGGAAGCTCAGCCACCCTGAGAATCACAGCCACTCAGAAGAAGGCCCCACAGCCCTGCTCCAGCGCCACCCTCAACCGACTGACCGTGCCCCGCTACTCCATCCCGTCTGGGGACCCTCCCCCTTACCCAGACATTGCTAGCCAGTCAGCACAGGGACAAGGAGCTGCCCAGAGACTAGATGGTGGCTTTATCCATGGAACACTACGTAGAAACAACCAAAAGGTAGGTCAGAAGATGGCTCAACTGGCAGATAGTCAGCGAGCTACCCTCCAGCACCCACCGAAACCTAAGAGTAGTGTGGTGACTGCCCAATACCAGCCCCGGCCGCCTGCTGCTCTGTACACCTGTAGCCAGTGCAGTGGAAGTACAAGTGGTGCCAACAGTGGTGGAGGGACCGTGGGTGGTGCCAGTGCCAGCAGTGGCACACCTGGCCTTGGTGGCAGCCTGCGGCCCGACTTGAACTCAGCGGGCAGTTCCCAGCACAGCTCAGTCATAGCGCACTCAGTCAGCGCTTCGCCCTTGGCCTCCCAGTCTTCATACAATCTTTTGAGTCCACCTGACAGCTCTCGTGATCGGACAGACTACGTCAACTCTGCCTTCACAGAGGATGAGGCCCTGGCCCAGCACTGTCAGGTGGAAAAGTCTGTAAGACATGCAACACTGGCTGATTCAACTCTGGGAGTGAAGCGGCCGCCCCCTTACCAGTGGGACCCCGTGTTGGGAGAGGCTATCTGGGTTCCCCAGGAAAGGACAGTACAGAGTTCAGTGCCCAACCCCCTGAAACCACCACCTCTGATGCTGGGTCAGGCCCAGCACCTAGATGGATCCCGAGTGCCCTTTGTTTCCCCCAAGTCTCCAACCAGTCCTACTGCCACTTTCCAAACAGGCTATGGGATGGGAGTACCTTTTCCAGGAAGTTATCACAATCCCCCTTTGCAGGGAACACAAGCTCCCTGCTCCCCTAAAGAAGCTCTGTCCCCAACACAATTTGCACAACAGGAGCCCACTGTAGTACTTCAGCCGGGGTACTCATCCAGCCTTTCCTATTGCCCCTTGCCACCCATGTACCCAGGAAGCAGCACATGTTCTAGTTTACAGCTGCcacccattgccttgcatcctTGGAATTCTTACAGTGCGTGCCCACCTGGACAGAACTCCCAGGGCACTCTTCCTCCCAAATCACACTTGGTTGTGGAAAAACCCATTGTGTCTCCACCTCCAGCTGAGCACCAAGGCCACTTAGGTACAGAAGTGATGGTGGAGACTGCTGACAATTTCCAAGAAGTCCTCTCCTTGACAGAAAGTCCTATCCCACAGCGGACAGATAAATTTGGGAAGAAGAACCGTAAGCACCTGGACAGCCGTGCTGAAGAAGGGAATGTTCAGGCCATCACTGAGGGCaaggggaagaaagaagcaaGGAGCTTGAGTGACTTCAACTCCCTCATCTCCAGTCCCCGTCttgggagagagaagaagaaagtaaagagcCAGAAGGACCAGTTGAAGTCAAAGAAGCTCAATAAGACGAATGAATTTCAGGACAGCTCTGAGAGTGAGCCTGAACTATTTATCAGTGGGGATGAGCTTATGAACCAGAGCCAAGGCAGCAAAAAGGGTTGGAAAACCAAAAGGAGTCTGAGGACAGCCAGTGAACTGGAGGAATTCAAGTGCCGGAAAGCTAATGAAAAGGAGGATGGGAGGTTGGGGAGTCAGGGATTTGTGTATGTGATGGCGAATAAGCAGCCTTTGTGGAATGAAGCAACACAGGTGTACCAGCTGGACTTCGGAGGGCGGGTGACCCAAGAATCTGCCAAAAACTTCCAGATTGAGTTGGAAGGGAGACAG GTAATGCAGTTTGGAAGGATTGATGGCAATGCTTACATTTTGGACTTTCAATCCCCCTTTTCTGCTGTCCAGGCATTTGCTGTTGCTCTGGCTAATGTGACTCAGCGcctcaaatga
- the TULP4 gene encoding tubby-related protein 4 isoform X2: MKPSPQGIQRTAWPWQPRSRNQKQAEPVVLVRWNEPFQKLATCDSDGGIFVWIQYEGRWSVELVNDRGAQVSDFTWSHDGTQALISYRDGFVLVGSVSGQRHWSSEINLESQITCGIWTPDDQQVLFGTADGQVIVMDCHGRMLAHVLLHESDGILSMSWNYPSFLVEDSSESDTDSDDYSPPQDGPAAYPILVQNIKPLLTVSFTSGDISLMNNYDDLSPTVIRSGLKEVVVQWCTQGDLLAVAGMEKQNQLVEIANGTFLKSALVKFYNVRGEHIFTLDTPVQRPIISICWGHRDSRLLMASGPALYVVRVEHRVSSLQLLCQQAIASSIRDDKDISKLTLPPRLCSYLTTAFIPTIKPPIPDPNNMRDFVSYPPAGNERLHCTMKRTEDDPEVGGPCYTLYLEYLGGLVPILKGRRISKLRPEFVIMDPKTDGKTDEMYGNSWISTMLDSCNCSDSSDIELSDDWAAKKSPKISRASKSPKLPRINIEARKSPKLSRAAQEISRSPRLPIRKPSIGSPSLTRREFPLEDITLHNYLAQVTSNIWGTKFKIVGLAPFLPTNLGAVIYKTSLLHLQPRQMTIYLPEVRKISMDYINLPVFNPNVFSEDEDDLPVTGASGVPENNPPCTVNIPIAPIHSSAQAMSPTQSIGLVQSLLANQNVQLDVLTNQTTSVATVDHATESAMQYPVPSRYSSPGQVIFGGVEMGRMLQAPPQLSLPPPGAIQLSMGDHGDREHEHLQKAAKALRPVQQMATEGDAVVFTTPQEIQMNKLNPPPPYPGTIPAAPTTAAPPPPLPAPQPPVDVCLKKGDFSLFSSSGHYQTPLGYERITTFDSSGNVEEVCRPRTRMLCAQNTYTLPGPGSSATLRITATQKKAPQPCSSATLNRLTVPRYSIPSGDPPPYPDIASQSAQGQGAAQRLDGGFIHGTLRRNNQKVGQKMAQLADSQRATLQHPPKPKSSVVTAQYQPRPPAALYTCSQCSGSTSGANSGGGTVGGASASSGTPGLGGSLRPDLNSAGSSQHSSVIAHSVSASPLASQSSYNLLSPPDSSRDRTDYVNSAFTEDEALAQHCQVEKSVRHATLADSTLGVKRPPPYQWDPVLGEAIWVPQERTVQSSVPNPLKPPPLMLGQAQHLDGSRVPFVSPKSPTSPTATFQTGYGMGVPFPGSYHNPPLQGTQAPCSPKEALSPTQFAQQEPTVVLQPGYSSSLSYCPLPPMYPGSSTCSSLQLPPIALHPWNSYSACPPGQNSQGTLPPKSHLVVEKPIVSPPPAEHQGHLGTEVMVETADNFQEVLSLTESPIPQRTDKFGKKNRKHLDSRAEEGNVQAITEGKGKKEARSLSDFNSLISSPRLGREKKKVKSQKDQLKSKKLNKTNEFQDSSESEPELFISGDELMNQSQGSKKGWKTKRSLRTASELEEFKCRKANEKEDGRLGSQGFVYVMANKQPLWNEATQVYQLDFGGRVTQESAKNFQIELEGRQVMQFGRIDGNAYILDFQSPFSAVQAFAVALANVTQRLK, encoded by the exons GTACTGTTTGGCACTGCTGATGGGCAGGTGATTGTTATGGACTGCCATGGCAGGATGTTGGCACATGTTCTCCTTCATGAGTCAGATGGAATCCTGAGCATGTCCTGGAACTATCCCAGTTTTCTGGTAGAAGATAGCAGTGAGAGTGACACAGATTCTGATGACTATTCCCCACCTCAAG ATGGTCCAGCGGCATATCCCATACTGGTACAGAATATCAAACCACTGCTTACTGTCAGCTTCACTTCAGGAGACATTAGTTTAATGAACAACTATGATGATTTGTCTCCTACTGTTATCCGCTCAGGGTTGAAAG AGGTGGTTGTCCAGTGGTGCACCCAGGGAGATTTGCTTGCTGTAGCTGGTATGGAGAAACAGAACCAACTAGTTGAAATTGCCAATGGTACCTTTCTGAAGAGTGCCCTGGTCAAATTCTATAATGTTCGTGGAGAACACATCTTCACATTGGATACACCTGTGCAA CGTCCCATAATCTCAATTTGTTGGGGCCACCGGGACTCGCGCCTACTTATGGCATCTGGACCTGCCCTGTATGTAGTTCGTGTGGAACACCGGGTCTCTAGCCTTCAGCTCCTATGCCAGCAGGCTATTGCCAGCTCCATTAGGGATGACAAGGATATCAGCAAGTTAACCCTGCCACCAAGGCTGTGCTCATACCTCACTACTGCCTTCATTCCAACAATTAAG CCTCCTATCCCAGATCCCAACAACATGAGAGACTTTGTCAGTTATCCACCTGCTGGTAATGAAAGACTCCATTGTACCATGAAGCGAACAGAAGATGACCCAGAAGTAGGGGGCCCATGTTACACACTCTACTTGGAATATCTTGGTGGATTAGTACCCATTCTGAAAGGACGTCGTATTAGCAAGCTTCGACCAGAATTTGTCATCATGGATCCAAAAACAGATGGCAAAACAG ATGAAATGTATGGAAACAGTTGGATTTCTACCATGCTTGACAGCTGCAACTGTTCAGACTCCAGTGATATTGAGTTGAGTGATGATTGGGCTGCCAAGAAATCTCCCAAAATCTCTAGGGCTAGCAAATCACCTAAACTCCCCAG AATCAACATTGAAGCCCGGAAATCTCCAAAGTTATCCCGAGCTGCTCAAGAGATATCCAGGTCCCCAAGGTTACCAATTAGGAAACCTTCAATCGGCTCACCAAGTTTAACTCGGAGAGAGTTTCCATTAGAAGATATCACTCTG CACAACTACCTTGCTCAGGTTACATCTAATATCTGGGGAACCAAATTTAAGATTGTAGGTTTGGCTCCTTTCCTGCCAACTAACCTTGGTGCAG taATCTATAAAACCAGCCTGCTGCATCTTCAGCCCAGACAGATGACCATATATCTCCCAGAAGTACGCAAGATTTCCATGGATTATATAAATTTACCTGTCTTCAACCCTAATGTTTTCAGTGAAGATGAGGATGATTTGCCAG TTACTGGAGCATCTGGAGTACCTGAGAACAATCCTCCTTGCACCGTGAACATCCCTATTGCTCCTATTCACAGCTCAGCACAAGCTATGTCCCCCACCCAGAGTATAGGACTGGTGCAGTCCCTGCTTGCTAATCAGAATGTGCAGTTGGATGTTCTAACCAATCAGACCACATCCGTAGCCACAGTTGACCATGCCACTGAGAGTGCCATGCAGTATCCGGTCCCCAGCCGCTATTCCAGTCCAGGACAAGTGATTTTTGGAGGAGTAGAAATGGGACGAATGCTTCAGGCGCCTCCCCagctctccctcccacccccaggaGCCATCCAGTTGTCTATGGGGGATCATGGAGACCGAGAACATGAGCATCTGCAGAAGGCAGCCAAGGCCCTAAGGCCGGTGCAGCAGATGGCCACAGAAGGGGATGCTGTGGTCTTCACCACTCCCCAGGAGAtccagatgaataaactgaaccccccacccccatacccAGGGACCATCCCTGCTGCTCCTACCACTGcagcccctccccccccactaCCTGCACCTCAACCCCCTGTGGATGTGTGTCTGAAGAAAGgagatttctctctcttctcatcttcaGGACATTACCAGACACCTCTTGGCTATGAGAGGATCACCACCTTCGACAGCAGCGGTAATGTAGAGGAAGTATGTCGGCCTCGGACCCGGATGCTGTGTGCTCAGAACACATACACCCTTCCAGGTCCTGGAAGCTCAGCCACCCTGAGAATCACAGCCACTCAGAAGAAGGCCCCACAGCCCTGCTCCAGCGCCACCCTCAACCGACTGACCGTGCCCCGCTACTCCATCCCGTCTGGGGACCCTCCCCCTTACCCAGACATTGCTAGCCAGTCAGCACAGGGACAAGGAGCTGCCCAGAGACTAGATGGTGGCTTTATCCATGGAACACTACGTAGAAACAACCAAAAGGTAGGTCAGAAGATGGCTCAACTGGCAGATAGTCAGCGAGCTACCCTCCAGCACCCACCGAAACCTAAGAGTAGTGTGGTGACTGCCCAATACCAGCCCCGGCCGCCTGCTGCTCTGTACACCTGTAGCCAGTGCAGTGGAAGTACAAGTGGTGCCAACAGTGGTGGAGGGACCGTGGGTGGTGCCAGTGCCAGCAGTGGCACACCTGGCCTTGGTGGCAGCCTGCGGCCCGACTTGAACTCAGCGGGCAGTTCCCAGCACAGCTCAGTCATAGCGCACTCAGTCAGCGCTTCGCCCTTGGCCTCCCAGTCTTCATACAATCTTTTGAGTCCACCTGACAGCTCTCGTGATCGGACAGACTACGTCAACTCTGCCTTCACAGAGGATGAGGCCCTGGCCCAGCACTGTCAGGTGGAAAAGTCTGTAAGACATGCAACACTGGCTGATTCAACTCTGGGAGTGAAGCGGCCGCCCCCTTACCAGTGGGACCCCGTGTTGGGAGAGGCTATCTGGGTTCCCCAGGAAAGGACAGTACAGAGTTCAGTGCCCAACCCCCTGAAACCACCACCTCTGATGCTGGGTCAGGCCCAGCACCTAGATGGATCCCGAGTGCCCTTTGTTTCCCCCAAGTCTCCAACCAGTCCTACTGCCACTTTCCAAACAGGCTATGGGATGGGAGTACCTTTTCCAGGAAGTTATCACAATCCCCCTTTGCAGGGAACACAAGCTCCCTGCTCCCCTAAAGAAGCTCTGTCCCCAACACAATTTGCACAACAGGAGCCCACTGTAGTACTTCAGCCGGGGTACTCATCCAGCCTTTCCTATTGCCCCTTGCCACCCATGTACCCAGGAAGCAGCACATGTTCTAGTTTACAGCTGCcacccattgccttgcatcctTGGAATTCTTACAGTGCGTGCCCACCTGGACAGAACTCCCAGGGCACTCTTCCTCCCAAATCACACTTGGTTGTGGAAAAACCCATTGTGTCTCCACCTCCAGCTGAGCACCAAGGCCACTTAGGTACAGAAGTGATGGTGGAGACTGCTGACAATTTCCAAGAAGTCCTCTCCTTGACAGAAAGTCCTATCCCACAGCGGACAGATAAATTTGGGAAGAAGAACCGTAAGCACCTGGACAGCCGTGCTGAAGAAGGGAATGTTCAGGCCATCACTGAGGGCaaggggaagaaagaagcaaGGAGCTTGAGTGACTTCAACTCCCTCATCTCCAGTCCCCGTCttgggagagagaagaagaaagtaaagagcCAGAAGGACCAGTTGAAGTCAAAGAAGCTCAATAAGACGAATGAATTTCAGGACAGCTCTGAGAGTGAGCCTGAACTATTTATCAGTGGGGATGAGCTTATGAACCAGAGCCAAGGCAGCAAAAAGGGTTGGAAAACCAAAAGGAGTCTGAGGACAGCCAGTGAACTGGAGGAATTCAAGTGCCGGAAAGCTAATGAAAAGGAGGATGGGAGGTTGGGGAGTCAGGGATTTGTGTATGTGATGGCGAATAAGCAGCCTTTGTGGAATGAAGCAACACAGGTGTACCAGCTGGACTTCGGAGGGCGGGTGACCCAAGAATCTGCCAAAAACTTCCAGATTGAGTTGGAAGGGAGACAG GTAATGCAGTTTGGAAGGATTGATGGCAATGCTTACATTTTGGACTTTCAATCCCCCTTTTCTGCTGTCCAGGCATTTGCTGTTGCTCTGGCTAATGTGACTCAGCGcctcaaatga